Proteins found in one Maridesulfovibrio sp. genomic segment:
- a CDS encoding DASS family sodium-coupled anion symporter has translation MSDQQDSGNGRRIGFFLGPIVFLIMFFMPAPSGMEPAAWKVAAVTALMAIWWITEAIPIPATSLMPIALFPLLGVMKSNAACAPYANHLIYLFMGGFFLAVTMERWNLHRRIALHTIKSVGTSPGRMILGFMIATGFLSMWVSNTATTMMMVPIGLAVIQQATGFDSKDLQACANSGPESNFGKCLMLGIAYAASMGGVGTIIGTPPNTVMVGMVDKMYGVQIGFGQWMLYGVPLATIMIGASWWILTKVLFPSKGLELAGGEAIIDREIAALGPMSKEEKYIVTVGCFVAAFWLSRGFLKKMVFIQDMWPNFGHIHDATIGILGALILFAIPTNFKKGEFLLDWKTAVKIPWDVILLFGGGLAIANGFSKTGLATFIASRLTMLDGLSILAFVAIVVLITIFLTEITSNTATATLLVPIMGSAAIAMGVHPFATIVSACVAASFAFMLPVATPPNAVVFGSGCVSIKQMASAGFWLNIIGAILITASVVYALPFLWGIDLSVLPDWAVMPK, from the coding sequence ATGAGCGATCAACAAGATAGTGGTAACGGACGTAGAATCGGTTTTTTCCTGGGACCGATAGTTTTTCTGATCATGTTTTTTATGCCAGCCCCGTCAGGCATGGAACCGGCAGCATGGAAAGTTGCTGCGGTTACAGCCCTGATGGCTATCTGGTGGATTACTGAAGCAATTCCCATTCCCGCGACTTCTCTGATGCCCATCGCGCTTTTTCCGCTTCTTGGTGTAATGAAATCCAACGCGGCCTGTGCGCCTTATGCAAACCATCTTATCTATCTGTTCATGGGCGGTTTTTTTCTTGCCGTAACCATGGAAAGGTGGAACCTGCACCGGCGCATCGCCCTGCACACAATCAAATCAGTTGGAACCAGCCCGGGTCGCATGATCCTTGGATTTATGATCGCCACCGGCTTTCTTTCCATGTGGGTTTCCAACACTGCAACAACAATGATGATGGTGCCCATCGGTTTGGCCGTTATCCAGCAGGCCACCGGTTTTGATTCCAAAGACCTTCAAGCCTGTGCCAATTCCGGACCTGAATCAAACTTCGGGAAGTGTCTTATGCTCGGTATCGCCTATGCTGCTTCCATGGGTGGTGTCGGTACAATTATCGGTACTCCTCCGAACACAGTAATGGTCGGTATGGTCGACAAAATGTACGGCGTACAGATTGGATTCGGTCAGTGGATGCTTTACGGCGTTCCCCTAGCAACAATTATGATCGGCGCATCATGGTGGATTCTGACCAAGGTTTTGTTCCCGTCCAAAGGGCTGGAACTTGCCGGTGGTGAAGCGATTATCGATAGAGAAATTGCTGCTCTCGGACCCATGTCCAAGGAAGAGAAATACATTGTTACCGTAGGTTGCTTCGTAGCCGCTTTCTGGTTATCCCGAGGCTTTCTGAAAAAGATGGTTTTTATTCAGGATATGTGGCCTAACTTCGGTCATATTCATGATGCTACTATCGGTATTCTCGGCGCTTTGATTCTCTTCGCCATTCCTACCAACTTTAAAAAAGGCGAATTCCTGCTGGATTGGAAAACAGCGGTAAAAATTCCCTGGGACGTAATTCTGCTCTTCGGTGGTGGTCTGGCGATTGCCAATGGTTTTTCCAAAACCGGACTGGCGACCTTTATCGCTTCCAGATTGACCATGCTCGACGGCCTGTCCATTCTGGCCTTTGTCGCTATCGTGGTACTTATCACCATCTTCCTGACCGAAATAACCTCCAACACCGCCACTGCGACCCTGCTTGTACCAATTATGGGCAGTGCGGCAATCGCTATGGGCGTTCATCCTTTTGCCACTATTGTTAGTGCCTGTGTAGCTGCATCCTTTGCGTTCATGCTCCCGGTTGCGACTCCGCCGAACGCGGTTGTCTTTGGGTCCGGTTGCGTTTCCATCAAACAGATGGCTTCGGCAGGTTTCTGGCTGAACATTATCGGCGCTATTCTGATCACAGCATCAGTGGTCTATGCGCTTCCGTTCCTTTGGGGCATTGATTTAAGTGTTCTCCCTGACTGGGCAGTTATGCCTAAGTAA
- a CDS encoding TetR/AcrR family transcriptional regulator: MTKKEKILLAAQEQFGEHGYTATTLKMVADHAGVASGLVSHYYGNKDSLFLEAGGDLIDQMLEVLTDKASEGKSGLESLGLFVEAYFLFTESHRTTFPTLLRSSPFSDEYPHLDRTHIASKFKKLIDQIEDYIRQGIEDGSMREAPLPQTSYLVYGHIVGAVRTKFLTPFQIDNLFKEACQFVIRSLAKD, from the coding sequence ATGACAAAAAAAGAAAAGATCCTGCTGGCCGCGCAAGAGCAATTCGGAGAACACGGCTACACAGCAACCACTCTGAAGATGGTGGCTGACCACGCGGGAGTGGCTTCGGGACTTGTTTCCCATTACTACGGAAACAAGGACAGTCTTTTTCTTGAGGCTGGCGGAGATCTTATAGACCAGATGCTGGAAGTGCTGACAGATAAGGCCAGTGAAGGTAAAAGCGGACTTGAATCTCTGGGGCTTTTTGTTGAGGCATATTTTCTCTTCACCGAAAGCCATAGAACAACCTTTCCGACCCTGCTGCGCAGTTCTCCTTTCAGTGACGAATATCCGCATCTGGACCGAACTCACATCGCGTCTAAATTCAAAAAACTAATCGATCAGATCGAAGATTACATCAGACAGGGAATCGAAGACGGTTCAATGCGCGAAGCTCCACTGCCACAGACATCGTATCTGGTGTACGGGCACATTGTCGGCGCAGTACGTACAAAATTCCTGACTCCTTTTCAGATCGACAATTTATTTAAAGAAGCATGTCAATTCGTAATTCGAAGTTTAGCCAAAGACTGA
- a CDS encoding MFS transporter has translation MSIRNSKFSQRLTRFNIPLLMGAVFAASMGTGVFTFTLPLMNLDEKAGGMWLGSGFAGYFLAKLIIAPLSGNYADRNGSSGPLLLSCGLAVLLPLLYLQHPAIETLYAIQFILGLCAGTVRTVSMAAIGASMSGDKLSSRFALLSAVMNSSFLLGPLMGGLLYINKDYLPVLGAMSLFMGLALILFIFCAKHLPTRVTDPDKTGNNSAGPRRFISIMTALFGRGMGIGSLIAFYPVLLKSTLHLSPGNTALIFSVPSLATVLLLPVSGRLLAGFERRLTTCTGMLISALALYILGGCSTIPGFILSGILSGIGAAVSMPSSMAVCSELGCSKGRTLGIANMAANIGFMAGPLFCGIMISATGHVRTPFKLTAIAGALATVLLMYEGMQKKGYRKIGLTSAAISTLGLLLLVPPNLMQKDGNEIFRYSEVAMGTVVNLTIPGGDNSATKEKARKAVAIMHRLQKDLDHRNKRGSVGRVNHEAGKRGVRVSEKAYRTIRRGLEISRKSNGSFDITIGAITTTPFYYAFDKSRFAGHKDLINYRLLEMNPEKNIVFLPRKGMALDLGGLAKGTIIDAAADYMKNEGINTAMVEAGGDFMVFGDREWTIGIRNPRGTGIIGHIKVKNSAVCGSGDYYQFIIPVSKDEKTRKHHIFDPALLQSSTESIATTTVAPNAETADALATTIFIMGPKKGTAFMKKYFPDCSAMWILPDMSIVKTENFPAINTSGKLNK, from the coding sequence ATGTCAATTCGTAATTCGAAGTTTAGCCAAAGACTGACAAGGTTCAACATTCCGCTACTGATGGGGGCTGTCTTTGCCGCCTCCATGGGTACCGGTGTATTCACATTCACTCTCCCGCTGATGAATCTAGATGAAAAAGCGGGGGGAATGTGGCTCGGCAGCGGCTTTGCGGGATATTTCCTCGCCAAGCTGATAATCGCCCCCCTTTCGGGAAACTACGCGGACCGCAATGGAAGTTCAGGCCCGCTGCTGCTCTCCTGCGGACTTGCCGTACTGCTGCCGCTCCTGTATCTGCAGCATCCCGCCATCGAAACACTTTACGCTATCCAGTTTATTCTCGGACTCTGTGCCGGAACAGTGCGTACGGTCAGCATGGCCGCCATCGGGGCCTCCATGAGCGGGGACAAACTATCGTCCCGTTTTGCTTTACTCTCAGCGGTGATGAATTCATCTTTCCTGCTCGGCCCGCTAATGGGCGGCTTACTATACATAAACAAAGATTATCTGCCGGTGCTTGGTGCCATGTCCTTATTTATGGGGCTGGCATTAATTCTTTTTATATTCTGCGCAAAGCATTTGCCCACCCGCGTAACTGATCCGGATAAAACAGGAAACAATTCTGCCGGACCGCGCCGATTCATCAGCATTATGACGGCTCTTTTCGGGCGTGGCATGGGAATCGGCAGCTTGATAGCCTTTTACCCGGTACTTCTAAAATCCACCTTACATCTTTCCCCCGGAAATACCGCCCTGATATTTTCCGTCCCCAGTCTGGCTACAGTGCTGCTGCTTCCTGTTTCCGGCAGACTGCTGGCCGGTTTTGAACGCAGACTTACCACCTGTACCGGGATGTTGATCAGCGCACTGGCGCTCTATATTCTCGGCGGATGCTCCACAATACCCGGTTTTATCTTAAGCGGGATATTATCCGGCATAGGCGCGGCTGTGTCCATGCCGTCTTCCATGGCTGTATGTTCAGAGCTGGGCTGCTCCAAAGGCAGAACTCTGGGAATTGCGAACATGGCCGCGAATATAGGTTTCATGGCCGGCCCTCTTTTCTGCGGGATCATGATCAGCGCTACCGGACACGTGAGGACACCGTTCAAACTGACCGCCATCGCCGGAGCCTTGGCCACAGTTTTACTTATGTATGAAGGAATGCAAAAAAAAGGATACCGCAAAATCGGATTAACCTCTGCCGCGATTTCTACCCTGGGACTGCTTTTGCTGGTTCCGCCGAATTTGATGCAGAAAGATGGCAACGAAATCTTCCGCTACAGCGAAGTCGCCATGGGCACAGTGGTCAACCTGACCATTCCCGGAGGAGACAATTCAGCTACAAAAGAAAAAGCAAGAAAAGCCGTAGCCATAATGCATCGATTGCAAAAAGACCTCGACCATCGCAATAAACGAGGCTCAGTCGGCAGAGTCAACCACGAGGCAGGCAAGAGAGGCGTGCGGGTATCAGAAAAAGCATACCGGACAATCCGGCGCGGCCTTGAGATCAGCAGGAAATCAAACGGCAGTTTTGACATAACGATAGGAGCCATCACCACTACTCCTTTTTATTACGCTTTCGATAAAAGTCGCTTTGCCGGCCATAAGGATCTGATCAATTACCGGCTGCTGGAAATGAACCCCGAAAAAAACATCGTTTTCCTGCCCAGAAAGGGAATGGCTCTTGATCTTGGTGGCCTCGCCAAGGGCACGATCATTGATGCGGCTGCTGACTATATGAAAAATGAGGGAATCAACACCGCCATGGTCGAAGCCGGAGGCGATTTCATGGTCTTCGGCGACCGGGAATGGACCATCGGCATCCGCAACCCGAGAGGAACCGGAATAATCGGACACATCAAGGTAAAAAACAGCGCGGTATGCGGATCAGGTGATTATTATCAGTTCATCATACCTGTATCCAAGGATGAAAAAACGAGAAAACATCATATCTTCGACCCCGCCCTGCTGCAATCATCTACTGAGAGCATCGCGACCACAACAGTAGCCCCGAACGCTGAGACAGCTGATGCACTGGCGACCACAATTTTCATTATGGGACCCAAAAAAGGAACTGCGTTCATGAAAAAATACTTCCCGGACTGCTCGGCCATGTGGATTCTACCGGATATGAGTATCGTGAAAACCGAAAATTTTCCTGCGATAAACACTTCGGGAAAGCTTAATAAATAG
- a CDS encoding fumarate reductase iron-sulfur subunit, with translation MSRQLEFDIFRYNPQDKGSVPHMQTFVLDETENMTLFIALNRLREEQDPGLIFDFCCRAGICGACAMVVNGRPRLACQTKTVDLPEQITLLPLPVYRLIGDLSVDTGSWFREMYQTTESWIHTNKTFDPNALEERMENEVAEQIYELERCIECGCCVAACGTARLRDDFLGAASLNRVARFVVDPRDQRTDRDYFEIIGNDEGIFGCMGLLGCEDVCPKNLPLQNQLGFLRRKMGITAIKEIFRK, from the coding sequence ATGAGCAGACAACTCGAATTTGATATATTCCGCTATAATCCTCAGGATAAGGGGTCGGTTCCGCACATGCAGACTTTTGTGCTGGATGAAACCGAGAACATGACCCTGTTCATCGCGCTGAACCGTCTGCGCGAAGAACAGGACCCCGGCCTGATTTTTGACTTCTGCTGCCGCGCCGGTATCTGCGGAGCCTGCGCCATGGTGGTAAACGGCAGACCCCGTCTGGCCTGCCAGACCAAAACCGTGGACCTCCCGGAACAGATTACCCTGCTGCCCCTGCCTGTATATCGGCTGATCGGAGACCTTTCAGTTGATACCGGTTCCTGGTTCAGGGAAATGTACCAGACCACTGAATCATGGATTCACACGAATAAGACCTTTGACCCCAACGCCCTTGAAGAGCGTATGGAAAATGAGGTGGCCGAACAGATTTACGAATTGGAACGCTGCATTGAATGCGGCTGCTGCGTAGCCGCTTGCGGTACCGCACGCCTTCGTGATGACTTTCTCGGTGCTGCATCCTTGAACCGTGTTGCCCGCTTCGTAGTCGATCCCCGCGATCAGCGTACCGACCGCGATTACTTTGAAATTATCGGTAATGATGAAGGTATCTTCGGCTGCATGGGCCTTCTCGGCTGCGAAGATGTCTGCCCCAAGAATCTGCCGCTGCAGAACCAGCTTGGTTTCCTGCGCCGCAAGATGGGCATAACCGCAATCAAGGAAATATTCAGGAAGTAA
- a CDS encoding fumarate hydratase, with the protein MRTVKAEQVIDAVAKMCVSANRYLPEDVKKRFEECAAAEDSPAAKEVFRQIKENWELAAESGLPLCQDTGLAVFIVEMGEDVRVEGMNIRDAINEGTRKGYEEGFLRKSSCDPLTRANTKDNTPAIVHFDIVPGDKIKITFMAKGGGSENMSRVTMLAPAQGWEGIKKFVIERVAEAGPNPCPPTMVGIGVGGTFEYSALLAKKSLMRKVGEPHPDPEIAKLEAELMEDLNKLGIGPMGLGGKTTVFDVKIEMRPCHIASLPLAVNIQCHSSRHEEVEL; encoded by the coding sequence ATGCGTACCGTTAAAGCTGAACAGGTTATCGATGCTGTGGCAAAGATGTGCGTAAGCGCGAACCGCTACCTGCCCGAAGACGTGAAAAAGCGCTTTGAAGAATGCGCCGCCGCTGAGGACTCCCCAGCAGCCAAGGAAGTTTTCAGGCAGATTAAGGAAAACTGGGAACTGGCCGCAGAATCCGGTCTGCCGCTCTGTCAGGATACCGGACTGGCCGTATTCATAGTTGAAATGGGCGAGGATGTGCGGGTGGAAGGTATGAACATCCGCGACGCCATCAATGAAGGAACCCGCAAGGGTTACGAAGAGGGCTTCTTGCGTAAATCCTCCTGTGATCCTCTGACCAGGGCTAATACGAAGGACAATACTCCGGCCATCGTACATTTTGATATCGTCCCCGGTGATAAGATCAAAATCACTTTCATGGCCAAAGGCGGCGGCTCGGAAAATATGAGCCGGGTGACCATGCTAGCTCCTGCACAGGGCTGGGAAGGAATCAAGAAATTCGTCATCGAGCGTGTTGCCGAAGCCGGACCCAACCCCTGCCCCCCGACCATGGTCGGTATCGGCGTGGGCGGAACTTTCGAGTATTCCGCGCTGCTGGCTAAAAAATCACTCATGCGCAAAGTGGGCGAGCCGCATCCTGATCCGGAAATCGCCAAACTGGAAGCCGAGCTCATGGAAGATCTCAATAAGCTCGGTATCGGTCCCATGGGACTGGGCGGTAAGACCACTGTCTTTGATGTGAAGATTGAAATGCGTCCCTGCCACATTGCGTCCCTGCCGCTGGCGGTAAACATCCAGTGCCATTCTTCAAGGCACGAGGAGGTGGAACTCTAA
- a CDS encoding malic enzyme-like NAD(P)-binding protein: MALFTRQEALDYHSKGRRGKVEVVPVKPCNSQKDLSMAYSPGVAEACMEIAEDKEKSYLYTGRGNLVGVVSNGTAVLGLGNIGPEAGKPVMEGKGVLFKVFADVDVYDINLDVTDPDELCDIVKALEPTFGGINLEDIKAPECFYIEEKLKKEMNIPVFHDDQHGTAIISGAGLINAAEIAGKKIEDMRLVVSGAGAAAVACTNFYMSLGIKRENVAMFDSRGHINKSREGLNDQKLQFATDKEYKDLADAMKGADLFLGLSVKGMVTKEMVKSMADSPIIFACANPDPEISYTDAKEARPDAIMGTGRSDYPNQINNVLGFPFIFRGALDVNASAINEEMKIAAANALAALAKEPAPDYVCEAYGVDKLEFGIDYIIPKPLDLRLIEWESAAVAQAAMDTGVARKKIDIEEYKKELRERLAASRKRVSAFGNTYDLDS, encoded by the coding sequence ATGGCTTTGTTCACTAGGCAGGAAGCCCTCGATTACCATTCCAAAGGTAGAAGGGGTAAAGTTGAAGTTGTTCCGGTAAAACCCTGCAATTCCCAGAAAGACCTTTCTATGGCTTATAGTCCGGGAGTTGCTGAAGCCTGCATGGAAATCGCGGAAGATAAAGAAAAATCCTATCTCTATACCGGTCGTGGAAACCTTGTCGGCGTTGTATCCAACGGAACCGCTGTTCTCGGTCTCGGTAATATCGGTCCTGAAGCCGGTAAACCGGTTATGGAAGGTAAAGGCGTACTCTTCAAGGTCTTCGCCGACGTAGACGTTTACGATATCAACCTTGACGTTACCGATCCTGACGAACTCTGCGATATAGTAAAAGCCCTTGAGCCCACTTTCGGCGGAATCAACCTTGAAGACATCAAGGCTCCCGAATGCTTCTACATCGAAGAAAAGCTCAAGAAAGAAATGAACATTCCTGTTTTTCACGATGATCAGCACGGTACCGCCATTATTTCCGGCGCAGGGCTGATCAACGCAGCTGAAATTGCAGGTAAAAAAATTGAAGATATGCGTTTGGTTGTTTCCGGCGCAGGTGCAGCCGCTGTTGCCTGTACCAATTTCTATATGTCTCTGGGCATTAAGCGTGAAAACGTGGCGATGTTCGACTCCCGCGGACATATCAACAAGAGCCGTGAAGGTCTCAACGACCAGAAGCTCCAGTTCGCCACAGATAAAGAATACAAGGATCTCGCAGACGCAATGAAAGGCGCTGACCTGTTCCTCGGCCTTTCTGTAAAGGGAATGGTGACTAAGGAAATGGTCAAATCCATGGCCGATTCCCCCATCATCTTCGCCTGCGCGAACCCTGATCCTGAAATCTCCTACACCGATGCCAAGGAAGCCCGTCCTGATGCCATCATGGGTACCGGACGTTCCGACTACCCCAATCAGATTAACAATGTTCTCGGTTTCCCCTTCATTTTTAGAGGAGCTCTGGATGTAAATGCCAGCGCTATCAATGAAGAAATGAAGATCGCTGCAGCAAATGCACTTGCCGCTTTGGCAAAAGAGCCGGCTCCGGATTACGTATGCGAAGCTTACGGCGTTGATAAATTGGAATTCGGTATCGATTACATCATTCCCAAACCGCTCGACCTGCGTTTGATTGAATGGGAGTCCGCCGCTGTTGCACAGGCTGCAATGGATACCGGTGTGGCCCGTAAAAAAATCGATATTGAAGAATACAAGAAGGAATTGCGCGAACGTCTGGCTGCTTCCAGAAAACGTGTTTCCGCATTCGGTAATACCTACGATCTCGACAGCTAG
- a CDS encoding Fe-S-containing hydro-lyase, translated as MAEYKLTTPLTDEDMVQLKAGDVVKLTGTIYTARDAAHKRLCDLLDKGAELPFELKGSVVYYVGPSPAPPGRPIGSAGPTTSYRMDSYAPRLHSLGQKASIGKGKRSDEVKQALKDHKAVYFGATGGAGALLSMCIKEAKVIAFDELGPEAIRELTVEDFPLLVINDTHGGELYAVPDRKAAGLE; from the coding sequence ATGGCTGAATACAAACTTACCACCCCGCTTACTGATGAAGATATGGTTCAGCTCAAGGCCGGAGATGTGGTCAAACTGACCGGAACCATTTACACCGCCCGCGATGCTGCCCACAAGAGACTTTGTGACCTGCTTGATAAAGGCGCGGAGCTTCCTTTTGAACTGAAAGGTTCCGTGGTTTATTACGTGGGGCCCAGTCCGGCGCCTCCGGGCAGACCCATTGGTTCCGCCGGGCCGACCACAAGTTATCGCATGGACAGTTACGCCCCCCGTTTGCACAGCCTCGGTCAGAAAGCCAGCATCGGCAAGGGCAAACGCAGCGATGAGGTCAAGCAGGCCCTGAAGGATCATAAAGCCGTCTATTTCGGAGCTACCGGAGGTGCCGGTGCTCTGCTTTCCATGTGCATCAAGGAAGCGAAAGTTATCGCTTTTGATGAACTTGGTCCCGAAGCCATTCGTGAACTGACAGTCGAGGATTTTCCCCTGCTGGTCATTAATGATACCCACGGTGGCGAATTGTACGCTGTACCTGATCGCAAAGCGGCAGGTCTTGAATAA
- a CDS encoding succinate dehydrogenase/fumarate reductase cytochrome b subunit — MAVNVSMHVARPGKRDAVMDWLQMLSGAGLVAFMWCHMILVSSVVISPKIMNAIAYFFEATYMAQVGGPLIFLVFLLHFVLAARKVPFRAEGQTTILQHAQMLKHRDTWLWVVQAVTAMIILVMGAVHMWVVLNDLPITAAKSAARVADGGWMYFYLVLLPCVELHVSVGFYRIGVKWGFIRTENRKQAKKLESVLFATFMVIGIITLIRFITLS, encoded by the coding sequence ATGGCTGTAAACGTAAGTATGCACGTGGCGCGTCCGGGGAAGAGGGATGCTGTCATGGACTGGCTGCAGATGCTTAGCGGTGCCGGACTTGTGGCTTTTATGTGGTGTCACATGATTCTGGTTTCTTCGGTTGTTATTTCGCCGAAAATCATGAATGCCATTGCTTATTTTTTCGAGGCAACGTACATGGCACAGGTCGGTGGTCCTTTGATTTTCTTGGTTTTTTTGCTACATTTCGTGCTGGCGGCCAGAAAGGTGCCTTTCCGTGCGGAAGGGCAGACAACCATACTGCAGCATGCGCAGATGCTTAAGCATCGTGACACATGGCTTTGGGTTGTTCAGGCTGTGACCGCAATGATCATCCTTGTGATGGGTGCCGTCCACATGTGGGTTGTACTCAATGACCTCCCTATTACTGCCGCGAAGTCGGCGGCCCGTGTAGCTGATGGCGGATGGATGTATTTCTATCTGGTGCTTCTGCCCTGCGTTGAACTTCACGTCAGCGTCGGTTTTTATCGCATAGGTGTTAAATGGGGATTCATCAGGACAGAGAACAGGAAGCAGGCTAAGAAGCTTGAATCAGTTCTTTTCGCGACCTTCATGGTCATCGGCATCATCACCCTGATCAGGTTCATCACTTTAAGTTAA
- a CDS encoding fumarate reductase flavoprotein subunit translates to MQTYYSDLLVIGAGLAGERVAVEAAQEGFDVICLSIVPARRSHSSAAQGGMQAALGNCVKGEGDNVDVHFGDTVRGSDWGCDQEVARLFADAAPIEMRRLAHWGVPWNRVVPGKSFYFKGGEKFEKEEKEEKRGLITARSFGGTAKWRTCYTSDGTGHAVMCTMDNRCAELGINVFDRKEAVSLIHDGDKCTGAVVRCLRTGELEVFLSKATSICTGGFGRIYKATTNAVICDGGGHILAHDTGVVPIGNPEAIQFHPTGIVPTDILVTEGCRGDGGTLLDVNEERFMNIYEPEKAELASRDVVSRWMTHHMRQGKGVKSAYGEHLWLDIRHLGDKHISTKLREVDEICHHFLGVDPRTQLIPVRPTQHYTMAGVRTNKDGAVYGMKGLFSAGEAACWDMHGFNRLGGNSLAETVVAGGIIGAKIVEFLKGYETDFKTSLVADAVRKQQDRIENLRSGANGKENVYKVREEMQDALMDGCFVFRNEEGLTKCIETLQGTLDKARKVGLVSDGLGANHELAAALKIEGQVKLGLCIAKAALERTESRGSHNREDYTARNDKEWLNRTLAYWPVGADMPELKYEDATPGYEIPPGDRGYGGGSIIEADKAEIEAKMIKK, encoded by the coding sequence ATGCAAACTTATTACTCTGATCTCCTTGTTATCGGCGCTGGTCTCGCGGGCGAGCGCGTGGCTGTGGAGGCGGCCCAGGAAGGTTTTGATGTAATCTGTCTCTCGATTGTACCGGCGCGCCGGTCTCATTCCTCGGCAGCACAGGGCGGCATGCAGGCCGCGCTGGGCAACTGCGTCAAGGGTGAGGGAGACAATGTAGACGTCCATTTCGGCGACACTGTTCGCGGTTCCGACTGGGGTTGTGACCAGGAAGTGGCCCGTCTGTTCGCTGACGCCGCACCCATCGAGATGCGCAGGTTGGCTCACTGGGGTGTGCCCTGGAACCGTGTTGTTCCCGGTAAATCCTTCTATTTCAAAGGTGGCGAGAAATTTGAAAAAGAAGAGAAAGAGGAAAAACGCGGCTTGATTACCGCCAGATCCTTCGGCGGTACCGCTAAATGGCGTACCTGCTATACTTCTGATGGAACCGGACACGCAGTTATGTGTACTATGGATAACCGCTGTGCCGAACTCGGAATTAATGTTTTTGACCGTAAGGAAGCAGTCTCCCTCATTCATGACGGGGATAAATGCACCGGTGCGGTTGTCCGCTGTCTGCGCACAGGCGAGCTGGAAGTGTTTCTGTCCAAGGCCACATCCATTTGCACAGGCGGTTTCGGGCGAATTTACAAGGCAACAACAAACGCGGTGATCTGTGATGGCGGCGGGCATATACTTGCCCACGACACCGGAGTTGTCCCCATCGGTAACCCGGAAGCCATTCAGTTTCATCCCACAGGCATCGTACCGACTGACATTCTGGTGACCGAAGGTTGCCGCGGTGACGGCGGAACCCTGCTCGATGTGAACGAAGAACGGTTCATGAATATCTACGAACCGGAAAAAGCCGAACTGGCCTCCCGTGATGTTGTCTCCCGCTGGATGACCCATCACATGCGTCAGGGCAAGGGTGTGAAATCCGCTTACGGTGAACATCTCTGGCTGGATATCCGTCATCTGGGAGATAAGCACATCTCCACCAAACTCCGCGAAGTTGATGAAATCTGTCATCATTTTCTGGGTGTTGATCCCCGTACACAGCTCATACCGGTTCGTCCGACCCAGCATTACACAATGGCCGGCGTGCGTACCAATAAAGATGGTGCGGTCTACGGCATGAAGGGACTCTTCTCCGCCGGGGAAGCGGCCTGCTGGGATATGCACGGCTTTAACCGTCTCGGCGGTAATTCACTTGCTGAAACTGTTGTGGCCGGCGGCATTATCGGGGCCAAGATTGTTGAATTCCTTAAAGGATATGAAACCGACTTCAAGACTTCCCTTGTAGCGGACGCAGTGCGCAAGCAGCAGGATCGCATTGAGAACCTGCGCAGCGGTGCAAACGGTAAGGAGAATGTCTACAAAGTCCGCGAAGAAATGCAGGACGCCCTCATGGACGGCTGTTTTGTCTTCAGGAACGAGGAAGGTCTTACTAAATGTATTGAAACCCTGCAGGGTACCCTTGATAAGGCCCGTAAAGTCGGTCTTGTCTCGGATGGTCTGGGCGCTAACCACGAACTGGCCGCGGCCCTTAAGATCGAAGGTCAGGTCAAACTTGGCCTGTGTATTGCCAAGGCCGCTCTTGAACGTACTGAAAGCCGTGGTTCCCATAACCGTGAGGATTACACCGCACGTAATGACAAGGAATGGCTGAACAGAACTCTGGCTTACTGGCCCGTGGGCGCGGATATGCCGGAACTCAAGTACGAAGATGCCACCCCGGGATATGAAATTCCTCCGGGAGACCGTGGGTACGGCGGCGGTTCCATTATCGAAGCCGACAAGGCTGAAATTGAAGCCAAAATGATCAAGAAATAA